Part of the Intestinibacillus sp. Marseille-P6563 genome is shown below.
GGTTTTTATGTTATGTGTTACACGTAAGAGGACGCCAATTGTATTGCCCGGTAAGCCCAGTATGTCGTGGGCACATCGCGGTAATAGACCGTCGTTCCCCCGGATGTGCGGCCCAGCAGACGTGTCATCAGAGAGGCCGCTTCGCTGCGCGCCAAGCCATTATAGGGCCGGAACGAGCCATCGCTGTAACCGCTGATCCAACCACGAGAAGCAGCATAGCGTACCGCACTGTTGTTGGTATCGGTGAAGGTCGGGCCGCTGCTGGATACTGTGGGCGAACCCATCAGCCGATAGATCATATCCACAAAGTCGCCACGGGTAATGGCCTGATCGGGATAAAAATAGGTCGTGCTGTCCAGGATTCCCGCTGCCTGGAAGGTATTCACCGCTTGTGCATACCACGAACCATTGACAACATCCCGGTAGGTGCTGCCAGTGACCGAAACACTGGAACTGATATCACACAGGCGATACAACATCACCACTGCTTCCGCACGGGTCATATTATTTTCCGGGCGGAAGGTGCCATCGGTATAACCGCTCATAAACGCACTGCGGGAAGAGGTATTGAGCCGCACCTGATTGGTCGGCTGGACCGGGTCGCGGGAATAATAAGCCCGGCCGGATACCGTCACATTTTGCTCAATATCGGTCAAATATAGCGTTACCACGCCAGTCGAACTGCGGCGCATCTGATATGTGGTACCACCGACCTTGATCGATGTTTTATCCGCGCCAACCGTACGGCTGTTATTCCCGATTTTCACCGTGATCTCATCGATCTGGTAGTTGGTGTTCGGGGTAAAGTAGAACATGACATCATCACCGGCATCGATCCGGCTGGACGATACACTCTTGGTGATCTTCATGTTGCTGGATGATTGGATGGTCAACGTTGGACGGGAAACGGTCCCCGAACTGGTCGAAGTGGCAGACACTTTGACAGGCTCAGTGATGTTGTCTACATAAAGAACATATTCGCCATCGCCCAGATCTTCGATCTCATAGTTGCGGCGGCCCACCCGGATTTCGCCATCCTCCGGATCGGCGCTCGCTTCTTCGTCCCCGATTTTCAGGGTGATGCGGCGTACCGAATAGCTGTCTGATGTTGTACTGATATAAAACTCAGCATCGTCCCCTCGTGATACCGTATCGCCGCAATCGGTGTCGATATTGATGCGGCTGCCTTCGCTGGTCTCAATCGGAATATTGTCTTCATCATATCCCGATGTAATAT
Proteins encoded:
- a CDS encoding S-layer homology domain-containing protein, yielding MRHKWKRMIAAALSVLMVLPSTIWTAAAGDDEEGAEESVAEAKIDFKPESRVETPEDFTLKVNEKQDFNIGINNEAYRLQSITLNIATRPEAGSESEAEVLILDKDHKSEESTTELSAAVASWPVDDGDCTLTIDATGIQENLDVTVSFEAEDREEFLASIPDASHATVTGTKASNEYYDGDAVTLTIEPEKGYELKQLVLKNSSGQTTVTGSATWNGWTVTWNATDKTTIKTEAIHDYLSVESLVEEIPQTYRVQIDVDDGLELERPSSSSTTVTEGDTLYVRVSARAGYTFGDMTVQYGKNYASWATGQTYLVMGNDRALVKEEDDEITFTLPSIYYDTTIYITSGYDEDNIPIETSEGSRINIDTDCGDTVSRGDDAEFYISTTSDSYSVRRITLKIGDEEASADPEDGEIRVGRRNYEIEDLGDGEYVLYVDNITEPVKVSATSTSSGTVSRPTLTIQSSSNMKITKSVSSSRIDAGDDVMFYFTPNTNYQIDEITVKIGNNSRTVGADKTSIKVGGTTYQMRRSSTGVVTLYLTDIEQNVTVSGRAYYSRDPVQPTNQVRLNTSSRSAFMSGYTDGTFRPENNMTRAEAVVMLYRLCDISSSVSVTGSTYRDVVNGSWYAQAVNTFQAAGILDSTTYFYPDQAITRGDFVDMIYRLMGSPTVSSSGPTFTDTNNSAVRYAASRGWISGYSDGSFRPYNGLARSEAASLMTRLLGRTSGGTTVYYRDVPTTYWAYRAIQLASSYV